A region of the Agromyces sp. CF514 genome:
CATTCTGGAACTGCCGGGCCTGCCCGATCGGCACCGCGCGTTCCATGGCCTGCAGGCCGTTGAGGCTCGCCGACGACGCCTCGGGGTCGGCGAGCAGGGTCGGCAGGTCGCCCGAGAGCACGTCGGTCCAGCTGAGCGATCGGCCGGCGAACGCGTCGGCGCCGCTGACGGTCGCGGCGAACACGACCGGGCTCGAGGCGATCGAGCGCTCGAGCGCCAGGTTCGGCACGTCGCGGCCGAGCGACCGGGCGCTGGCGGCCATGCGCACGAGCCAGACCGGCGAGTCGGGGATCCAGGCGTCGATGTCGGATCCGTTGCCCGACGCGAGCAGTGCGGCGGTGTCTGCGCTGTCCTGGGCGACGACGTCGGTGCGCGAGCAGGCGTCTTCGCGTGCGTCGTATTCTGCGGCGATGGCCTTGACCGGCCGCGCGATGGCGGTGTCGGCGACCACGGTGAGCTCGACGGGTGCGTCGCACCGCGGCTCGGCAGAGAGCCACGTGTCGAAGGACCCGGCGGCCCACGCCGCGCCCGCGCCGCCCACGAGCGCCACGCCCGCGACCGCGGCGACCACCATCATGACCACCCGGCGGTGGCGGCGGCGCGACATCTCGCGTTCGGCTCGTTCGCTGCGTCGACTCACTTGGGCTCCATTGCTGCACGGTGAGCAACGTCGGTGCCACCGCGGTTCGGGTACGCGGCCTGGGGGAGGCCAGATCAGCGTACGGCAGGTGGAGGGGTTTTGTAAGCATCCGTTACTTGCTTGACACATGACCCCCGTTCAGGGCACGTGCGCAGGCGCGTGCGTGCGAGCCTGTTCTAGGCTTGCGGCGTGTCAGCTTCGTCCAGTGCAGCCAGCCCCGCTCGATCCGACGACGGGACCGACACCGTTCGCGGGGCTGCCGTCGGGCACGACGATCCGACGTCGGGCGAGCTCGGCGAGATCGCGGTGCTCGGTCGCATCCTGCCCCGCCTCGAGTCGGGCGAGCATGCACTGCTCGGTCCCGGCGACGACGCCGCGCTGGTCGCGGCATCCGATGGCCGGTTCGTCGTGACGACCGACCTGCTGGTGCACGGACCCGACTTCCGCCTCGCGTGGTCGACGCCGTTCGAGCTCGGCTGGAAGGCCGCCGCCACGAACCTGACCGATGTCGCGGCGATGGGTGCGAGGCCCACGGCGCTCGTCGTGGCGATCGCCGCCCCGCCGTCGACCCGGGTGTCGACGCTCGAGGGCATCGCCGACGGCCTGCGCGAGGGGCTCGCCGAACTCGCACCGGGTGCGGGCGTCGTCGGCGGCGACCTCTCGGCATCGTCGGTGCTCACGATCGCGGTCACGGCCTTCGGCGACCTCGAGGGCCGTGCGCCGGTGCTCCGATCGGGTGCGCGCGTCGGCGACGTCATCGCGCACGCCGGCCGCCGGGGTGCCGCGGCGCGCGGCCTCGCCCTGCTGTTCGCCGAGGCGACGGATGCCGCGGGCGAGCCCGATGCGGCTCTCGCCGCTGCCCTGCGCGAGCGCGAGCCCGACCTCGTGCTCGCCCAGCTCGCGCCACGCCCCCCGGTCTGGGCCGGGATCGTCGCGGCCGCGTCCGGGGCGACGTCGATGCTCGACGTCTCCGACGGCCTCGCGCGCGACGGGCGGCGCATCGCGGAGGCGAGCCGCGTGGGGTTCGACTTCGACTCGGCGGCCCTCGACGCGGGCGGCGAGGACGGCCGTGCTGAGGTGGCCCACGCCGACGCGGCGGTCGAGCGCGTGCGGCTGGCGCTCTCGGGCGGCGAGGACCACGGCATGCTCGCGACGTTCCCGGCCGACGGCGACATCCCGGCGCCGTTCGAGGTCATCGGGCACGTGGTCGAGGGCCCTGGGCGCATGCTGCTCGACGGCCGCGACATCCGGGCCGAGGGCTGGGACCCCTATTCGGGCTGGGACGGCCGCGTCGGCTGACCCGAGACGGCGGCGACGGCCCACCAGAGCGTGGTCTCACCGTAGTCCCGGCGCCGCTCGAGTTCGATGCCGTCGGGCCACGACGGTTCGGGCGACCGGGAGCTGCGCTCGACGACGATCGTCGCATCGGGCGCCAGCAGTGGGGCCAGCAGCTCCAGGTCGCGTGCGACGGCGCGCTCTTCGAGGTCGTACGGCGGGTCGATGAACGCCAGGTCGACTCCCGCCTGCGCCGTCTCGAGGTAACCGGCGACGGGCTTCACGACGACGCGGATGCGGGCGGCTCCCCGGCCGATCGCGCGGGTGACCGCGTCGGCGTTGCGCCGGCACACGTCGGCCGCGGGCTTGGCGCGCTCGACGAGCACGACCTCGGCGGCGCCCCTGCTCGCGGACTCCAACCCGAGCGCGCCGGAGCCTGCGTACAGGTCGAGCACGACCGAGCCGTCGATCGCGTCGCGCGCCTCGAGCGCCGAGAAGATGGCCTCGCGAACACGGTCGCTCGTGGGCCGCGTGCCGGAACGCGGCACGGCGAGGGAGAGGGATCCGGCTGCGCCGGCGATGATGCGCGTCATGCTGCTCGAAGCATATCGGTGGGGCAGGCGCCGTCGCCGGGATGACCCGGTCGCCGAGCGCTGCCATGATGGGGTGGTGGATGCCCTTACCTCCAGCGATCGCGTCGACCCCGTGAGTCTCGAGCCGGTCGATCAGGCGTTGATCGACCGCATGTGGGACTTCGCCGATCCCGACGTCAGTGCCGAGCGGTTCCGCGCCGCGTCCGAAGACGGGCTCCGCCCGACCGTCGAGCGCGCGGTCCTCGCGACGCAGCTCGCGCGCGCCCTCGGCCTGCAGGGCAGGTTCGGCGAGGCGTTCGCCGTGCTCGACGGCATCGCCGGGTCGTTCGAACCGGTTCAGGAGGCCGTGGACGGCCCCGACGCGGCATCCGTCGCTCCGGCCGGAGGGGGTCCCGTGCCCGCCGAGGTCCGCGCTCGCGTCGCGATCGAGCGCGGCCGCCTGCACGTCGCCGACGGACGGCCCGCCGATTCGGTGCCCGACCTGACCCTCGCGGTGCGCGAGGCGGCGCAGGCCGGGTCGCCGTTCCTCGTCCTCGACGCGCTGCACATGCTCGCGCTGCACGACGCCGGCCACGAAGAGGAGTGGGCTGCCGAGGGCCTCGACCTGCTCGAGGGCCGGCGCGATCCGCGCACGCTCCGCTGGGGCATCGCACTCCACCACAACCTGGGGTGGGTCAAGCACGACGGCGGTCGTACGGCTGCAGCACTCGTCGAGTTCGAGCGCGCCGTCGAGATCGCCGACCGCTACGGCTCGGCCGAGCAGCAGCAGGTCACCCGCTGGTCGGTCGGCCGGTGCCTGCGCACGCTCGGGCGCACCGACGAGGCGCTCGAGCTGCAGCGCTCGCTGGCGGCGCTCCGACCCGACGACCCGTACGTGCAGGCCGAGATCGAGGCCTTGACGGCGGGGGAGCCTACGATCGAGGCATGACCGCCGACGAGCCAGACCCAGCCTCCGCCGTCGGCCGGTACTCGCTCGACTCGCGCCTCACGGGGGCGCTGGGCGGGCGCACGGCTCAGGCGATCGAGCGGGCGTTCGGCTACCGCACCGTCGGCGACCTGCTCGGGCACTACCCCCGCCGGTACGCGCTCCGCGGCGAGCTCACCGCGCTCGCGAGCCTGCCCCTCGACGAGAACGTCACGATCGTCGCCGAGGTCATCGAGGTGCGCGAGCGCACCATGCGATCACGTCGGGGTTCGATCCTCGAGGTGAAGATCACCGACGGCACGGGCATCCTCACGCTGACGTTCTTCAATCAGGCGTGGCGGTCCCGCGAGCTCGTGCCCGGGGCGCGTGGCATCTTCGCGGGCAAGGTCGGCGACTACCGCGGTGCGAGGCAGCTCGCGCACCCCGACTACGAGCTCTTCGACGAGGCGACGCCGACTTCGCCCACCGATGCCTCGGTCAAGCGCTGGGCCGAGGCGCCGATCCCGATCTATCCCGCGACGGGCACGCTCGCGAGCTGGCAGCTCGCCAAGGCGATCGCGCTCCTGCTCGACGGCCTCGAGGCGACGGATGCCGCCGGCGACCCGATCCCCGAGGCGGTGCGCGCGTCGCACGGGCTGCTGAGCCAGCGCCGCGCGCTCGAGCAGGTGCACCGGCCCGAGATCGAGTCCGAGTGGAAGGCGGCCAGGCGCACCCTGCGCTTCACCGAGGCGCTCGTGCTGCAGACGGCGCTCCTGCAGCGCAGGGCCGAGCTGCGGGCGCAGGCGACGACCGCGCGGCATCCGTCGCCCGGCGGACTCCTCGAGCGCTTCGACGCCTCGCTCCCGTTCGCCCTCACGGGCGACCAGGTCGAGGTCGGGAAGGCCATCGCCGACGACCTCGGCGAGCCCGTGCCCATGAACCGCCTGGTGCAGGGCGAGGTCGGCTCCGGCAAGACCGTGGTCGCCCTGCGGGCGATGCTCGCGGTCGCCGATTCGGGCGGCCAGGCGGCGCTGCTCGCCCCGACCGAGGTGCTCGCGGCCCAGCACCTCCGCTCGATCGTGCGCATGCTCGGCCCCGAGCTCTCTGCCTCGCTCGTGCCGACCCTGCTCACGGGTCAGCTGCCGGCCGCCGAGCGCCGCAAGGCGCTGCTGCGGGCCGCGGCCGGGCAGTCGCGCATCGTCGTCGGCACGCACGCGCTCATCGGCGAGACGGTCTCGTTCGCCGATCTCGGTCTCGTCGTCGTCGACGAGCAGCACCGCTTCGGCGTCGAGCAGCGCGAGGCGCTGCGGCTCAAGGGCCGGCAGCCGCCGCACGTGCTTGTGCTGACGGCGACGCCGATCCCGCGCACGGTGGCGATGACCGTGTTCGGAGACCTCGACATCTCGACGATCCGCGAGCTTCCCGCGGGGCGCGCGGGAATCGAGTCGCACGTCGTGCCGCTCGCCGAGCGTCCCGGCTGGCGCGCCCGAGTGTGGGCCCGTCTCGCCGAGGAGGTCGCCGCGGGCAGGCAGGGCTTCG
Encoded here:
- the thiL gene encoding thiamine-phosphate kinase; this translates as MAVLGRILPRLESGEHALLGPGDDAALVAASDGRFVVTTDLLVHGPDFRLAWSTPFELGWKAAATNLTDVAAMGARPTALVVAIAAPPSTRVSTLEGIADGLREGLAELAPGAGVVGGDLSASSVLTIAVTAFGDLEGRAPVLRSGARVGDVIAHAGRRGAAARGLALLFAEATDAAGEPDAALAAALREREPDLVLAQLAPRPPVWAGIVAAASGATSMLDVSDGLARDGRRIAEASRVGFDFDSAALDAGGEDGRAEVAHADAAVERVRLALSGGEDHGMLATFPADGDIPAPFEVIGHVVEGPGRMLLDGRDIRAEGWDPYSGWDGRVG
- a CDS encoding RsmD family RNA methyltransferase, whose protein sequence is MTRIIAGAAGSLSLAVPRSGTRPTSDRVREAIFSALEARDAIDGSVVLDLYAGSGALGLESASRGAAEVVLVERAKPAADVCRRNADAVTRAIGRGAARIRVVVKPVAGYLETAQAGVDLAFIDPPYDLEERAVARDLELLAPLLAPDATIVVERSSRSPEPSWPDGIELERRRDYGETTLWWAVAAVSGQPTRPSQPE
- a CDS encoding tetratricopeptide repeat protein, encoding MDALTSSDRVDPVSLEPVDQALIDRMWDFADPDVSAERFRAASEDGLRPTVERAVLATQLARALGLQGRFGEAFAVLDGIAGSFEPVQEAVDGPDAASVAPAGGGPVPAEVRARVAIERGRLHVADGRPADSVPDLTLAVREAAQAGSPFLVLDALHMLALHDAGHEEEWAAEGLDLLEGRRDPRTLRWGIALHHNLGWVKHDGGRTAAALVEFERAVEIADRYGSAEQQQVTRWSVGRCLRTLGRTDEALELQRSLAALRPDDPYVQAEIEALTAGEPTIEA
- a CDS encoding ATP-dependent DNA helicase RecG; the encoded protein is MTADEPDPASAVGRYSLDSRLTGALGGRTAQAIERAFGYRTVGDLLGHYPRRYALRGELTALASLPLDENVTIVAEVIEVRERTMRSRRGSILEVKITDGTGILTLTFFNQAWRSRELVPGARGIFAGKVGDYRGARQLAHPDYELFDEATPTSPTDASVKRWAEAPIPIYPATGTLASWQLAKAIALLLDGLEATDAAGDPIPEAVRASHGLLSQRRALEQVHRPEIESEWKAARRTLRFTEALVLQTALLQRRAELRAQATTARHPSPGGLLERFDASLPFALTGDQVEVGKAIADDLGEPVPMNRLVQGEVGSGKTVVALRAMLAVADSGGQAALLAPTEVLAAQHLRSIVRMLGPELSASLVPTLLTGQLPAAERRKALLRAAAGQSRIVVGTHALIGETVSFADLGLVVVDEQHRFGVEQREALRLKGRQPPHVLVLTATPIPRTVAMTVFGDLDISTIRELPAGRAGIESHVVPLAERPGWRARVWARLAEEVAAGRQGFVVCPAIEARVAEEADPAAGEPPVANDDAGADAAARPVASVASVLAELAELPAFADLRVAPLHGRMSSDEKDATMRAFAAGEIDVLVATTVIEVGVDVPNASAMVVVDADRFGVSQLHQLRGRVGRGGLPGLCLLVTAAEPDSLARQRVDAVAATLDGFELARVDLELRQEGDVLGATQSGGRSSLKLLRVARDGDVIADARAIAAALLDGDSKLVRNPALAAEVRRRLDDDSSGFLSKG